One window of Alteromonas sp. LMIT006 genomic DNA carries:
- the rimP gene encoding ribosome maturation factor RimP: protein MASQLEQKLTEMLAPAAESLGFEFYGLEFVRAGKHSILRIFIDHPEGISVDHCADVSHQASAILDVEDPIATEYHLEVSSPGMDRPLFTVAHYAEVINEVIECRTRMPVENNRRKFKGTVVQADDQNITINVDGVEYTLAINNIEKANVVPTF, encoded by the coding sequence TTGGCGTCACAATTAGAACAAAAACTCACTGAAATGCTTGCTCCGGCCGCAGAGTCGTTGGGGTTTGAATTTTATGGCTTGGAGTTTGTTCGAGCAGGTAAACACTCTATTTTGCGAATTTTCATCGATCACCCGGAGGGGATTTCGGTGGATCACTGTGCGGATGTATCACATCAGGCCAGCGCAATATTAGATGTTGAAGATCCGATTGCGACTGAATATCACCTAGAAGTGTCATCACCAGGTATGGATAGGCCTTTGTTTACTGTGGCGCATTATGCTGAAGTAATCAATGAAGTGATCGAATGCCGAACTCGAATGCCGGTTGAAAACAATCGCCGTAAATTCAAGGGCACAGTTGTGCAAGCGGATGACCAAAATATTACAATAAACGTCGATGGTGTAGAGTACACATTGGCCATCAATAACATAGAAAAAGCGAATGTTGTGCCAACTTTTTAA